The Mycoplasmopsis caviae sequence TTAAATGTTTTCTTTCTAATTTTTAAGGTTTGTTTTTCAAAAAAACGTTGTCAAATACACCCTTTCCCACTTATAGTATAAAAAATCAAATTTAAAATTTGCTTATAAAAACTACACAAAAGTGCTTTTTTGCAGTTTGCAAAAAAGTTCATTTTATAATTAAATTTAAGTATAATACTTGATAATTTTCTTCTATTTTGTCCAATTTTTAAGGTTGTAAAAATTATAGCCAAAACACATAAAAGTTTGGCTATTTTTTAACTAAAACAGCAAAAAAATGTGTTATTTTTTGTTTTTGTGTGTACAACATTAAGGTTTACCGCATTTTTAAATGTTAAATTACATTTTTTAAAATTTTGCATATTAAAACATACAACATCATTAAGAAGTTGCTTTTAATTAATTCATTTTGTCTTCAATCCTAAAGTTTTTTCATAACTTTTGGGGATTGACATCATTTGTTAATTTCTTTTTAAATATTCTTCAATCAACAAATAAATTGTTGATTGAAATAAAAATAACTTATTTAATAAGTATTGAGCCGTTGGCTCTTATTAAGACCTGTCGGTCTTAAGAAGCAAAACTTCTTTTTGTCTTGTAAGACAGGCTTTCTTCTTTTTAAAAAGAAGAAACAAGAAAAACTTACTTAAATGATTTGTAATTAGCGTCAATAAATTCCTTCATTTCTTTTGTAATATCATTTAACTTTTCAAGATTTTCACTTAATAGTTTTTAATAAATTCAATGTCTTTATTGTTTGGGTTTGCAGAATTCTTAAATATATTTTCAAGTTTTTCAAATGTACTGGATGTTCATGTTCTATTATGAAGCATGGTTTTAATTGTAGGCTCTTACACCTTGATGTTGTGGATCAAGATTTTTGATATTGCATATACATCGATTGCGCTCAATTCGTTTCCTTTCGGTACTCTGGCTTCATATTTTCTTTTCCCTCAACAAAGAATAATTTATTTTCAGGAGTTACCATAAGACTTTGCCTCTCCACTTTCAAACATAGAAACCCTAGCGCCATTATTATCAAATGGAGCAAGATATTTGTTGTCATATCTCACAGTATGATTAACTATTTTTCTTTTAATTACAAGATTCATCTCTTCTTCAAAAATTTCAGTATTTGGCTTTCTAAAAACATTTGATTTTTTACTTACTGCTTCGGCCTTTTTAAATTGTTTGTTGTATTCATCAATTAAAAGTTCAATTTTTCCCAAAAAGTCTTCAAAACAGTTGATTCCGTTTGTATGAAAGAATGTTCCTATTCATCTTTGCAATGTTCAAAATGATCTTTCAACATTTGGTTTTGCCTTTGGATTCTTGCTTGTTATAAGTTCAATTCCTCTTGCATTTAGTGCTTCTTCCATAGTTGTTCTTGTACTATCTGAACCTCAAAAAGTTCTTCTTCTATCCGTTATTATTACTTGTGGAATGCCATACCTTTTAAATAATTGTGTTAGAAGATTTTGATATCCAATTGTTGTTTCCTCAATGTCAATTCAGATTGCTAACAAACTTTTTGTTGTCGCATCAACAACATTATAAATATGGTACTTCTTACTTTCTCCAAAAGATGAAGTGGTGTTGCATCAATTTCAATAATTTGCCCAAAATCATAGTCAGAACTTTTATTTTGGTAAACACCTTTTAATGGATTTTTATTTAGAATTTTTTCATAAATTTTAATAAACTGTGCCTCGATTTTAGAAATATCTTGACCGTTTTCTAAAACATTCTTCTTCTCTTAAGCTCATTTTTTACTTTTCTCGTTGCATATGAACTGCAATAACCAAGTCTAAGCATTCTTTTATAAAAGGTAGTGAAAGGCAACAATTTTTTTCATCATTAGTAAGACTCATTATTGTAAAAATGCAACAAGGCTACACTAAGATCACCTTTTGATATTTTCTCAATATGTTCCACTAATTCATAATATCTATTAGTTAAATCAATAATAACTGAATCACTTACTTTCACACCCCTAAGTTTATTTTTATTACCATGTGATATACTGATTGCATCTTGGTTATTTGTAGATGCAATCAATATTTGATTTCTATATCTTTTAATTGTTTTTGTTGATGTTCTACAACCCAATTTTCCTAATATTTTTGATATTTCGGCATTTGGTCTATTTCAATATTGTTGAATTTTTTAAATCTAAAATTTTTTTATCTTCATAATCAGTTGTTTTACCTGTATCAACTGCTTGAAATCTGGTTTTAATTACAAGATTTTCCATAATTTAAATTCTCCTTTTTAAAATAATAATTGAAACCTAAAAATGGACAAAATAAAAGATAAAAACAGGGTGGACAAAATAAAATAAAACCATTATTTTATAATTAAATTTAAGTATAATACTAAATATTAAATTATAATTTAAACTATGATTGGTGTTGATATAGTTAAAATTTCAAGATTTGAAAAAGCAGAAGTTAATTTTGTCAAAAAATTTTTGCACCCTAATGAATTCAAAAAATTTTTATTAATTGATGATAACTTCTTAAAATCAAAATTTTTAGCTAGTATTTGAGCAATTAAGGAAGCGATATTTAAAGCAGATAATTCGCTGTATGAATTCAAAAACATTGAACTCAAAAAAGAAAGAGACACTTGAGAACACGAAAAATTTAATATTTCAATTTCACACGAGGAAGATTTTCTGGTAGCGGTGGTTTTGAAGAAGAAGGAGTAATATGAACTTTCACTTTAAAATGGTTTTTCTTTGATGAATATGACTTTGAAGAATTTACAGAATAAGAGCATATGCACGTAAGTATCGCGGTAACCCAGATTACTACACACCACAACAAAGATATGACTGATTACTAAAAAAAGTTAAAAGCTACTTAAAAATGTTTAATATCAAAGTTACTGTTGAGGGTTATGAAAATTTACCTAAATCTCCTTGTTTATTGATATCAAATCATAAATCAAATGCAGACGCCTTAATTTTGATGGAGGCATTGTCTAAGAAAACAAGTTCAAAGGAAGAAAAAAACAAGATCGCAACGTTCTTAGCTAAAAAAAAACTTTCTAAAAAGGCGGTTATTAAGAATGCATTAAATTTAATTGATGCAGTTTATATTGATAGACAAAATTTTAGAGAAGCATTTGAAAGCCTTGCTAAATTTGGTTCGTTTGTTAAAGAAAATAGGACTTATGGTGTTATTTTTCCAGAAGGCACTCGAGTTGATGGTGATGGTTTAGGAGAATTTAAAGCCGGTGCATTCAAAGTCGCAATTAGCCATTATTTACCAATTGTTCCTGTTGTTATTAGTGACTCAAGAGATGCTTTTAATAAAAGTAGAAGCAAAAAAATTGAAATCAAAGTTAAATTTTTAAGTCCAATGAAGCCTAGTTCATTTATGTCAATTGAACCTGGTGCACTGGCTGATAGAGTTAGAAACCTTATGGAAAGGGAACTAGAAAATGAAAGTTAGTTTATATGCCACAGATGATCATAAGTATGACATTAAGTTAGAAAACTTTGATGGTCCACTTGATCTTTTACTAGCTCTGGTTCAAGAAAAA is a genomic window containing:
- a CDS encoding 4'-phosphopantetheinyl transferase superfamily protein; its protein translation is MIGVDIVKISRFEKAEVNFVKKFLHPNEFKKFLLIDDNFLKSKFLASIWAIKEAIFKADNSLYEFKNIELKKERDTWEHEKFNISISHEEDFLVAVVLKKKE
- a CDS encoding lysophospholipid acyltransferase family protein encodes the protein MNFHFKMVFLWWIWLWRIYRIRAYARKYRGNPDYYTPQQRYDWLLKKVKSYLKMFNIKVTVEGYENLPKSPCLLISNHKSNADALILMEALSKKTSSKEEKNKIATFLAKKKLSKKAVIKNALNLIDAVYIDRQNFREAFESLAKFGSFVKENRTYGVIFPEGTRVDGDGLGEFKAGAFKVAISHYLPIVPVVISDSRDAFNKSRSKKIEIKVKFLSPMKPSSFMSIEPGALADRVRNLMERELENES